From Humisphaera borealis, the proteins below share one genomic window:
- a CDS encoding TIGR00282 family metallophosphoesterase, producing the protein MPFRILALGDIVGRPGRMVVHRKLAELVRTQKIDLVVANGENIAGGSGITQNLFHKLRSYGVDVITLGDHVFKKVDILPTMASSERLVRPANLSEGAAGRGHTVISTNAGVQVCVFSVLGRIFMNNLPANDPFAAADRVLATIPKSVKICVCDVHAEASSEKVAMGHYLDGRVSFIFGTHTHIPTADAKILPGGSAFISDLGMCGPYDSVLGRRKDRVVRYMTTNMPQPFDVATGDVRMCGAIAEVDPETGRAISIERVEIADGNADAAYDSDDKTPPANYGGGD; encoded by the coding sequence ATGCCCTTTCGCATTCTCGCTCTCGGCGACATCGTCGGCCGGCCCGGACGGATGGTCGTCCACCGCAAGCTCGCCGAACTCGTCCGCACCCAGAAGATCGACCTCGTCGTCGCCAACGGTGAAAACATCGCCGGCGGTAGCGGCATCACCCAGAACTTGTTCCACAAGCTTCGCAGCTACGGCGTGGACGTCATCACCCTCGGCGACCACGTCTTCAAGAAGGTCGATATCCTCCCGACGATGGCCTCCAGCGAACGGCTCGTACGCCCGGCGAACCTCTCCGAAGGCGCGGCCGGCCGTGGGCATACCGTGATCAGCACCAACGCCGGCGTTCAGGTGTGCGTCTTCTCGGTGCTCGGTCGCATTTTTATGAATAACCTGCCGGCGAACGACCCCTTCGCCGCCGCCGACCGTGTGCTGGCGACGATTCCCAAGTCGGTGAAGATCTGCGTCTGCGACGTCCACGCCGAGGCCTCGAGCGAGAAGGTCGCGATGGGGCATTACCTCGACGGACGGGTGAGCTTTATCTTCGGCACGCACACGCACATCCCCACCGCCGACGCCAAGATCCTGCCCGGCGGCAGCGCGTTCATCAGCGACCTGGGCATGTGCGGCCCCTACGATTCGGTGCTGGGCCGGCGGAAAGACCGCGTGGTGCGGTACATGACCACGAACATGCCGCAGCCGTTCGATGTCGCCACGGGTGACGTACGGATGTGCGGCGCGATCGCGGAGGTCGACCCGGAGACCGGGCGGGCGATCTCCATCGAACGCGTCGAGATCGCCGACGGCAACGCCGATGCGGCCTACGACTCCGACGACAAAACCCCGCCCGCGAACTACGGCGGCGGGGATTAG
- a CDS encoding urease accessory protein UreE has translation MTSLLCDQVLCPFDGVADARLDHLDLRWDECHRRASVKTTRAGRSVRLILRLGVALRDGDVIADTPECLLVVRVVPCQVLVVRPASAREAALASLELGNLHVPVEVTDTEILTPADGPAMGALSRRGIAYGVETRLFQPTAISGVTWNVAGDGAGITINSPARIRSTP, from the coding sequence ATGACCTCACTGCTCTGCGATCAAGTCCTCTGCCCGTTCGACGGCGTCGCCGATGCGCGACTGGACCACCTCGACCTGCGCTGGGACGAATGCCATCGCCGGGCGTCGGTCAAAACGACGCGCGCCGGCCGGTCGGTGCGGCTGATCCTGCGACTGGGCGTGGCGTTGCGCGACGGCGACGTGATCGCCGATACCCCTGAGTGCCTGCTGGTCGTTCGCGTCGTCCCCTGCCAGGTGCTGGTCGTTCGCCCGGCGTCGGCGCGTGAGGCCGCACTGGCGTCGCTTGAACTGGGCAACCTGCACGTGCCCGTCGAAGTCACCGACACCGAAATCCTCACCCCCGCCGACGGCCCGGCGATGGGCGCGCTGTCGCGACGCGGGATCGCCTACGGCGTCGAAACCCGCTTGTTCCAGCCGACGGCGATCTCCGGCGTGACCTGGAACGTCGCGGGCGATGGCGCGGGGATCACGATTAACTCGCCGGCGAGAATCCGTTCCACGCCTTGA
- the queA gene encoding tRNA preQ1(34) S-adenosylmethionine ribosyltransferase-isomerase QueA has product MRTDELDFHLPPELIAQEPPAERHGSRLLHYNPVTRSIAHRAFTELPSLLGPGDLLVFNNTRVIPARFMLRKLTGGQVEGLFIRQNGPGDWNVLLRNVGPSSPGMAFRLEGDESVIFRLVERVDGGEFRVSVDPPIDAAALLDRIGRMPLPPYIKRHKGHDDRDDMDRARYQTVFAQQAGSVAAPTAALHFSPAILEELEARGVRRAFVTLNVGMGTFKPVSADTLEAHAMHTESYTLSSETAEAINQAKAEDRRVIAVGTTSTRVLESQPAGPIAAATGETAIFIYPPYAWKHVDALVTNFHLPRSTLIALVAAKIGLDEQRRIYAEAIRERYRFFSYGDAMFVG; this is encoded by the coding sequence ATGCGCACCGACGAACTGGACTTCCATCTCCCGCCCGAACTGATCGCACAGGAGCCGCCGGCCGAGCGGCATGGATCACGGCTGCTGCACTACAACCCTGTTACGCGGTCGATCGCCCACCGGGCGTTTACCGAACTGCCGTCGCTGCTGGGGCCGGGCGATCTGCTGGTGTTCAACAACACGCGGGTGATTCCGGCGCGGTTCATGCTCCGCAAGCTCACCGGCGGGCAGGTGGAAGGGCTTTTCATCCGCCAGAACGGCCCCGGCGATTGGAACGTGCTGCTGCGGAACGTCGGCCCGTCGTCGCCGGGCATGGCGTTTCGGTTGGAAGGGGACGAGTCGGTCATATTTCGGCTAGTGGAGCGTGTGGATGGCGGAGAGTTTCGCGTGAGCGTCGATCCGCCGATCGACGCGGCGGCGCTGCTCGATCGCATCGGGCGAATGCCGCTTCCGCCTTACATCAAGCGGCACAAGGGGCATGACGACCGCGACGACATGGACCGGGCGCGATATCAGACGGTGTTCGCGCAGCAGGCGGGATCGGTCGCGGCACCGACGGCGGCGCTGCACTTTTCACCGGCGATTCTGGAGGAGTTGGAAGCGCGGGGCGTGCGACGGGCGTTCGTCACGCTGAACGTGGGGATGGGCACCTTCAAACCCGTCTCGGCCGATACGCTGGAGGCCCACGCGATGCACACCGAGAGTTACACGCTGTCGTCCGAGACGGCCGAGGCGATCAACCAAGCCAAGGCCGAAGACCGGCGGGTGATCGCCGTCGGCACGACCAGCACGCGGGTGCTGGAAAGCCAGCCAGCCGGGCCGATCGCCGCGGCGACCGGCGAGACGGCGATTTTCATCTACCCGCCTTACGCGTGGAAGCACGTCGATGCCCTGGTGACCAACTTCCACCTGCCGCGGAGCACACTGATCGCGCTGGTGGCGGCGAAGATCGGCCTGGACGAGCAACGGCGGATCTACGCCGAGGCGATTCGGGAGCGGTATCGGTTCTTCAGTTACGGGGATGCGATGTTTGTGGGGTGA